One genomic window of Vibrio rhizosphaerae includes the following:
- a CDS encoding TIGR02444 family protein codes for MIQTPISLTLERLWQFSLQYYSVREVKEACLSLQNNYHGNVNLLLLLKWLDEQQLSIGQQDWHRVMTCISTTEGLLNSYRELRRKLKVHLPDTLYRESLQFELQLEKQQQSDLVDCINQLQLQPGDSQLMTQRYCHALTADHLAKIFAKPASFSTTPTKR; via the coding sequence ATGATTCAGACACCGATTTCCCTGACACTGGAGCGGCTATGGCAATTCAGTTTGCAATATTACAGTGTCCGGGAAGTCAAAGAAGCCTGTCTCAGCCTCCAAAACAACTACCACGGTAATGTCAATTTACTTTTGCTGCTGAAATGGCTTGATGAACAGCAGCTCAGTATCGGACAACAAGACTGGCATCGTGTCATGACCTGTATCAGCACAACCGAAGGACTGCTGAATAGTTATCGAGAGTTACGCAGAAAACTCAAAGTTCATCTGCCAGACACACTCTATCGTGAATCACTCCAATTTGAACTGCAACTCGAGAAGCAACAACAGTCCGATTTGGTGGATTGTATTAATCAACTCCAGTTGCAGCCCGGCGACTCACAATTAATGACCCAGCGCTACTGCCATGCGCTGACAGCCGACCATCTTGCCAAAATTTTTGCGAAACCAGCATCATTTTCAACCACACCGACTAAGAGATAA
- the kefB gene encoding glutathione-regulated potassium-efflux system protein KefB, with translation MAALTNDFLQSGAVFLTAAAIAVPVAQRAGLGSVLGYLLAGVAIGPWGLGLISDVEAILHFAEFGVVLLLFVIGLELNPRKLWQMKSPILGLGGAQVVVTSAVLAGLIHLFVGNWQVSLVMGMGLALSSTAIALRVIEEQELERSETGQSGFAVLLFQDIAVIPMLAILPVLAGNSAGDWIDALWMLCGIVGLLVGGHFLLSPLFRYIVMSGVRELFTVAALLLVIGIALLMQSLGLSMALGTFLAGVLLAESEFRHELEVSIEPFKGLLLGLFFIAIGMAVDLGLLLKSPLQILAAVALLVLIKGGILYLLARLFGTRAKARSSMAAILSQGGEFAFVIFTAAQSEGLLQSSQTSFLLVVVSLSMVTTPLLLNIQKRWFAREFNAVDDLAVDVENNDPRVIIAGFGRFGQIVGRLMFANKIKVTILESDASQIKLLRKYGYQVFYGDATNLELLRSAGAEDAEAIVVCTDDPDEVMAIVALCQHHFPQLKILARARSRVEAYQLLNHGVPHFSRETFLGALDLGRQTLIELGMHPYQAKRAESHFCRLDNAMLKELLPMHNEGKQLSLRAKETRQELEEIFGREMEKDHQARDFWEREQD, from the coding sequence ATGGCCGCATTGACGAATGATTTTTTACAAAGTGGCGCTGTATTTTTGACTGCGGCTGCGATTGCTGTACCCGTCGCTCAGCGTGCCGGATTAGGGTCGGTGCTCGGATATTTATTGGCTGGTGTTGCGATTGGTCCGTGGGGGTTGGGATTAATCAGTGATGTTGAAGCGATCTTGCATTTTGCCGAATTCGGCGTCGTTTTATTGCTGTTTGTGATTGGGCTGGAGCTAAATCCGCGCAAGCTTTGGCAGATGAAATCACCGATTCTGGGACTTGGCGGGGCTCAGGTTGTTGTGACCAGTGCGGTGTTAGCCGGTCTCATTCATCTCTTTGTCGGCAACTGGCAGGTCAGTCTGGTGATGGGGATGGGGCTTGCACTTTCCTCGACTGCGATCGCCTTGCGAGTCATAGAAGAGCAGGAGTTGGAGCGCAGTGAAACCGGGCAGTCCGGCTTTGCGGTCTTGTTATTTCAGGATATTGCTGTGATCCCCATGTTAGCGATTTTACCCGTGTTAGCGGGAAACTCAGCTGGTGACTGGATTGATGCGCTCTGGATGCTCTGTGGCATCGTCGGGTTGCTGGTCGGCGGTCACTTTTTGTTGAGTCCCTTGTTTCGTTATATCGTCATGAGTGGTGTCCGAGAGTTATTCACGGTTGCCGCTTTATTATTAGTGATTGGGATTGCGCTGCTGATGCAATCGTTAGGGCTATCCATGGCGCTTGGGACGTTTCTGGCGGGTGTATTGTTGGCCGAAAGTGAATTCCGTCATGAACTCGAAGTATCTATTGAGCCATTTAAAGGGTTGTTGCTTGGGCTATTCTTTATTGCAATTGGTATGGCCGTCGACTTAGGGTTGCTGCTTAAAAGTCCATTACAGATTCTGGCAGCCGTTGCTTTACTGGTACTGATTAAAGGCGGGATTCTCTATTTGTTGGCTCGTTTGTTCGGCACTCGTGCTAAAGCGCGCAGTAGTATGGCGGCAATATTGAGTCAGGGCGGGGAGTTTGCGTTTGTCATCTTTACCGCAGCGCAGTCGGAAGGCTTACTACAATCCTCGCAAACCTCCTTTTTGCTGGTGGTGGTCAGTTTGTCCATGGTCACGACCCCGTTATTACTTAATATCCAGAAACGTTGGTTTGCCCGAGAGTTCAACGCTGTGGATGATTTAGCGGTTGATGTTGAAAATAATGATCCAAGAGTGATTATTGCCGGCTTCGGCCGATTCGGCCAGATTGTGGGGCGTTTGATGTTTGCCAATAAAATCAAAGTCACCATTCTTGAAAGTGATGCAAGTCAGATCAAGCTGCTGCGTAAATATGGCTATCAAGTCTTTTATGGGGATGCGACGAACCTGGAGTTACTCCGCTCTGCGGGCGCTGAAGATGCCGAAGCCATTGTGGTCTGTACCGATGACCCTGATGAGGTGATGGCAATTGTTGCATTATGTCAGCATCATTTTCCACAGCTGAAAATTTTAGCGCGGGCGCGGAGCCGGGTTGAGGCTTATCAATTGCTTAATCATGGCGTACCGCATTTCTCGCGAGAGACATTCTTAGGCGCGCTGGATTTAGGCAGACAAACATTGATTGAATTAGGGATGCATCCCTATCAGGCAAAACGAGCTGAATCACATTTTTGTCGTTTAGATAATGCGATGCTGAAAGAGCTGTTGCCAATGCATAATGAAGGCAAGCAGCTCTCCTTGCGTGCTAAAGAGACGCGACAAGAGCTGGAAGAAATATTTGGGCGTGAGATGGAGAAAGATCATCAAGCCCGAGATTTTTGGGAAAGAGAGCAGGATTAA
- the crp gene encoding cAMP-activated global transcriptional regulator CRP, with the protein MVLGKPQTDPTLEWFLSHCHIHKYPSKSTLIHAGEKAETLYYIVKGSVAVLIKDEEGKEMILSYLNQGDFIGELGLFEEGQERTAWVRAKSPCEVAEISFKKFRQLIQVNPDILMRLAGQMASRLQVTSQKVGDLAFLDVTGRIAQTLLNLAKQPDAMTHPDGMQIKITRQEIGQIVGCSRETVGRILKMLEEQNLISAHGKTIVVYGTR; encoded by the coding sequence ATGGTTCTAGGTAAACCTCAAACCGATCCAACATTAGAGTGGTTTCTTTCACATTGTCACATACATAAATACCCTTCAAAGAGTACGCTGATTCATGCAGGCGAAAAAGCGGAAACGCTTTACTACATCGTGAAGGGATCTGTTGCTGTTCTGATCAAGGATGAAGAAGGAAAAGAAATGATCCTTTCTTATCTCAATCAGGGTGACTTCATCGGTGAACTTGGTTTATTCGAAGAAGGTCAAGAACGGACAGCTTGGGTCAGAGCGAAATCTCCCTGCGAAGTTGCAGAAATTTCCTTCAAAAAATTCCGTCAGTTAATTCAGGTCAACCCAGATATTCTGATGCGTCTGGCAGGACAAATGGCAAGCCGCCTGCAAGTCACTAGCCAAAAAGTTGGTGATCTGGCGTTTCTGGATGTGACTGGTCGTATTGCACAGACGCTGTTAAATCTGGCAAAACAACCCGATGCAATGACGCATCCAGACGGTATGCAAATCAAAATTACTCGTCAGGAGATCGGCCAGATCGTCGGCTGTTCTCGTGAAACCGTTGGCCGCATCTTGAAAATGCTCGAAGAGCAGAACCTTATTTCAGCCCACGGGAAAACCATTGTTGTTTACGGTACAAGATAA
- a CDS encoding YheU family protein codes for MIIPWQTLEPDTLNNLIREFILREGTDYGEHEISLEEKVAQVKQQIQSGEAVIVYSELHESVDIQQNRYR; via the coding sequence ATGATTATTCCTTGGCAAACGCTCGAACCAGACACACTCAATAACCTGATCCGAGAGTTTATTCTCCGGGAAGGAACTGACTACGGTGAGCATGAAATCTCGCTTGAAGAGAAAGTCGCTCAGGTCAAACAACAAATTCAGTCCGGAGAAGCCGTTATTGTTTATTCCGAACTTCACGAATCTGTTGATATTCAACAAAACAGATATCGTTAA
- a CDS encoding phosphoribulokinase: protein MSAKHPIIAVTGSSGAGTTTTSEAFRKMFNMMRIKPAWVEGDSFHRFTRPEMDVEIRKAREQGRHISYFGPQANDFPALEEFFREYGRTGTGKIRRYLHTFDEAVPYNQMPGTFTPWQDLPNDTNVLFYEGLHGGVVDGETNVSQHVDFLIGMVPIVNLEWIQKYVRDTRDRGHSREAVMDSIVRSMDDYLNYITPQFSRTHINFQRVPTVDTSNPLSAKGIPSLDESFVVIRLLGIKKVDFPYLLAMIDGSFMSCHNTIVVPGGKMSFAMELIVRPILQQLIETGKIG, encoded by the coding sequence ATGTCAGCAAAACATCCGATTATCGCAGTAACCGGCTCATCAGGAGCCGGAACGACAACGACTTCTGAGGCTTTTCGCAAAATGTTTAACATGATGCGGATTAAGCCGGCTTGGGTTGAAGGGGACAGTTTCCACCGCTTCACCAGACCGGAAATGGATGTCGAAATCCGTAAAGCCAGAGAACAGGGCCGCCATATCAGCTATTTCGGCCCCCAAGCAAATGATTTTCCGGCTTTAGAGGAGTTTTTCCGGGAATATGGCCGTACCGGCACGGGAAAAATTCGCCGTTACCTGCATACATTTGATGAAGCGGTTCCCTATAATCAGATGCCGGGAACATTTACGCCTTGGCAAGATCTCCCCAATGATACCAATGTCCTCTTTTATGAAGGACTTCACGGCGGAGTTGTTGACGGTGAAACCAATGTGTCCCAACATGTTGATTTTCTCATTGGCATGGTGCCGATCGTCAATCTGGAGTGGATTCAAAAATATGTCCGGGATACCCGGGATCGAGGCCATTCCAGAGAAGCAGTAATGGATTCGATCGTTCGCTCCATGGATGATTACTTAAATTACATTACGCCCCAATTTTCCCGGACACACATTAACTTTCAGCGAGTTCCGACCGTCGATACATCGAATCCGCTGAGTGCAAAAGGGATTCCGAGTCTGGATGAAAGTTTTGTCGTCATCCGCTTACTAGGCATCAAAAAAGTTGATTTCCCTTATCTATTGGCAATGATTGATGGCTCTTTTATGTCATGTCATAACACAATTGTTGTTCCTGGCGGAAAAATGAGCTTTGCGATGGAGTTGATTGTCCGTCCGATTCTCCAGCAGTTGATCGAGACGGGAAAAATTGGCTAG
- a CDS encoding YheV family putative zinc ribbon protein — MRMKKRFIAGASCPQCHTADSLRWWEENHIEHVECVECGHTEQRTPRSVEQSTHAENAMIGIFKPD, encoded by the coding sequence GTGCGAATGAAGAAACGTTTTATCGCCGGAGCCAGTTGTCCGCAATGTCATACTGCCGATTCACTGCGCTGGTGGGAAGAGAATCATATTGAGCATGTTGAATGTGTAGAATGTGGTCATACCGAACAGAGAACGCCACGCTCCGTTGAGCAAAGTACCCATGCGGAAAATGCGATGATTGGCATTTTTAAACCGGATTAA
- the kefG gene encoding glutathione-regulated potassium-efflux system ancillary protein KefG — translation MSDTVLHTAECPKVLVIFAHPEPQSSIVNQILIDAIKSLENVTIHDLYAKYPDFFIDVDAEQNLLMTHDVIVFQHPLYMYSCPALLKEWLDRVLCKDFAFGSQCALAGKVWRSVITTGGKKTAFGDKGYNKYPLDEILQPFELVASLCRMTWCDPLILYWSRNVTETERRKHAESYRQWLSDPEITETHNAEEQ, via the coding sequence ATGTCAGATACGGTTTTGCATACCGCCGAATGTCCCAAAGTGTTGGTGATCTTTGCTCATCCGGAGCCTCAGAGTTCCATTGTGAATCAGATCTTGATTGACGCGATCAAATCGCTTGAAAATGTCACCATCCATGATCTTTATGCCAAGTACCCTGATTTTTTTATTGATGTCGATGCAGAACAAAATTTGTTGATGACGCATGATGTCATCGTTTTTCAACATCCTCTTTATATGTACTCTTGTCCTGCATTGCTCAAAGAATGGCTGGATCGGGTCTTATGCAAAGATTTTGCTTTCGGCTCTCAGTGTGCATTGGCAGGTAAAGTCTGGCGTAGTGTGATTACGACCGGGGGCAAGAAAACTGCTTTTGGCGATAAAGGGTATAACAAATATCCGTTGGACGAAATTCTGCAACCGTTTGAGCTGGTTGCCTCTCTTTGCCGTATGACATGGTGTGACCCCTTGATTTTGTATTGGTCACGCAATGTTACTGAAACGGAAAGACGCAAGCATGCTGAGTCTTACCGGCAGTGGTTGAGTGATCCCGAGATAACAGAGACTCACAATGCAGAGGAGCAATAA
- a CDS encoding DUF1338 domain-containing protein: MTPNSLFAALWQDYTTRLCPSAQRIHQLLQDKKPLNNDHIALRTFNVSPINLEVIAAPFVRLGYVSKGHYQFEQKKLAAQHFEHPDSQLPKVFISELEVERCSESLQKIVRSLVSHVRAEMVADADFLYGGRLWPISLEQYYLLAEESEYAAWVAAHGYGANHFTVSVNQLARFHQVAEVNAYLHQQGFVINSSGGEVKGSPELFLEQSSTMADRVVVEFDEAELLVPGGFYEFAKRYPMANGILYPGFVEASADKIFESTNAQ, from the coding sequence ATGACGCCGAACTCACTGTTTGCCGCCTTATGGCAAGATTATACAACCAGACTTTGCCCATCAGCACAGCGGATTCACCAACTACTTCAGGATAAGAAGCCGCTGAATAATGATCATATTGCGTTACGAACATTTAATGTGTCACCCATAAACCTTGAGGTGATAGCTGCGCCTTTTGTACGACTGGGGTATGTGTCGAAAGGGCACTATCAATTTGAGCAAAAGAAATTAGCGGCGCAGCACTTTGAACATCCGGACTCTCAGTTACCGAAAGTCTTCATCAGTGAGTTAGAAGTTGAACGCTGCTCCGAATCGTTGCAAAAGATCGTGAGAAGTCTGGTTTCTCATGTCCGAGCCGAAATGGTTGCTGATGCTGATTTTCTTTATGGTGGGCGTTTATGGCCGATTTCACTCGAGCAGTATTATCTGTTGGCGGAGGAAAGTGAATACGCCGCTTGGGTGGCAGCACATGGTTATGGCGCCAACCATTTTACGGTGAGCGTCAATCAACTGGCTCGTTTTCATCAGGTTGCGGAGGTGAATGCTTATCTACACCAACAGGGATTTGTGATCAATTCATCCGGAGGCGAAGTGAAGGGCTCGCCCGAGTTATTTCTGGAACAGTCATCGACTATGGCGGACCGGGTTGTGGTTGAATTCGATGAAGCCGAGTTGTTAGTTCCCGGTGGTTTTTATGAATTCGCCAAACGGTATCCGATGGCAAATGGCATCTTATATCCCGGGTTTGTCGAAGCTTCAGCGGATAAGATCTTTGAGAGTACCAACGCGCAGTGA
- a CDS encoding ABC transporter ATP-binding protein, whose protein sequence is MITFSDIQLLRGGKPLLEQASATIHPGDKVGLVGKNGCGKSTLFALLKDELSVDAGAFNMPAQWELAWVAQETPALERSAIEYVIDGDREYRLLEKQLLQAEQREEGTRVAELHGHIETIGGYSIRARASELLDGLGFSQEQMQWHLTQFSGGWRMRLNLAQALLCRSDLLLLDEPTNHLDLDAVMWLERWLQSYPGTLILISHDRDFLDPIVGKIIHIENQQLNEYTGNYSSFENQRAEKLVLQQAMYQKQQKQISHMQSYIDRFRYKASKARQAQSRIKALERMEKVLPAQLDNPFSFEFREPAALPNPILMMDEVAAGYDNVAILKQIKLNLVPGSRIGLLGRNGAGKSTLIKLLSGDLQPQSGHLTYSQGVKIGYFAQHQLETLHPEETPLQHLMQIAPNHTEQQLRDYLGSFGFQGDKALEKVAPFSGGEKARLVLALIVWQKPNLLLLDEPTNHLDLDMRQALTLALQTYEGAMVIVSHDRYLLRATTDDFYLVHDAKVAAFDGDLNDYYRWLTDQQKQAKQDKKEQTPTKDSPFSAAAKKEQKRKEAELRQQTAPIRKKLTQLEQQIDKLQATLSDAEQQLGDSSLYEAENKAKLTQVLALQAQSKSDLEELESQWMEHQEHLEQMEQEFNIL, encoded by the coding sequence ATGATTACTTTTTCTGATATTCAGTTATTGCGTGGCGGAAAGCCGCTTCTAGAACAAGCCTCAGCGACCATTCATCCGGGCGATAAAGTGGGTCTGGTCGGAAAAAACGGCTGTGGGAAATCAACCCTCTTTGCATTACTCAAAGATGAGCTCAGTGTTGATGCCGGCGCTTTCAATATGCCAGCGCAATGGGAGCTAGCCTGGGTCGCACAAGAAACACCGGCACTTGAGCGGAGCGCAATTGAATACGTGATTGATGGGGATCGTGAATATCGTTTACTGGAAAAACAGTTACTACAGGCGGAACAACGCGAAGAAGGCACTCGGGTCGCAGAACTGCACGGTCACATTGAAACTATCGGCGGTTACAGTATTCGCGCCCGGGCATCTGAATTACTCGACGGACTTGGATTCAGTCAAGAGCAGATGCAATGGCATCTGACCCAATTTTCCGGTGGCTGGCGGATGCGCCTGAATCTGGCTCAGGCTCTATTATGCCGCTCTGACCTATTGCTGCTCGATGAGCCAACCAACCACTTGGATTTAGACGCGGTTATGTGGCTGGAACGTTGGTTACAAAGTTATCCGGGCACATTGATTCTCATTTCACATGACCGGGATTTCCTTGACCCGATTGTCGGTAAAATTATTCATATCGAGAATCAACAACTCAACGAATACACCGGTAACTATTCGTCATTTGAGAATCAGAGAGCGGAGAAACTGGTGTTGCAGCAGGCGATGTATCAGAAACAGCAAAAGCAAATTTCGCATATGCAAAGCTATATCGATCGCTTCCGCTACAAAGCGTCTAAAGCCCGACAAGCCCAGAGTCGGATTAAAGCGCTGGAACGGATGGAAAAAGTGCTGCCCGCGCAGTTAGATAATCCATTTAGCTTTGAATTCAGAGAACCGGCAGCCCTGCCGAACCCGATTCTGATGATGGATGAAGTCGCTGCCGGATATGATAACGTCGCGATTCTCAAACAAATCAAATTGAACCTGGTCCCCGGTAGCCGCATTGGTTTACTGGGTCGTAATGGTGCCGGTAAATCAACACTCATTAAATTACTTTCCGGTGATCTCCAACCTCAAAGTGGTCATCTCACCTATTCTCAAGGTGTCAAAATCGGCTATTTTGCTCAGCATCAGTTGGAAACACTTCATCCTGAAGAGACACCGTTACAACACTTAATGCAAATCGCCCCCAATCATACGGAACAGCAGTTAAGAGATTATCTCGGTAGTTTTGGCTTTCAAGGCGATAAAGCCCTCGAAAAAGTCGCCCCGTTCTCCGGTGGCGAAAAAGCCCGACTGGTGCTGGCGCTGATTGTCTGGCAAAAACCAAACTTACTATTACTGGACGAACCGACCAACCACCTTGACCTCGATATGCGTCAGGCACTCACACTCGCTTTGCAGACTTACGAGGGGGCAATGGTGATTGTCAGTCACGACCGTTATCTGCTTCGGGCAACCACCGATGACTTCTATCTGGTTCATGATGCAAAAGTCGCAGCATTCGATGGTGACCTGAATGATTACTATCGCTGGCTCACGGATCAACAAAAACAGGCCAAACAAGATAAGAAAGAGCAGACGCCAACGAAAGACAGCCCGTTCAGCGCAGCGGCGAAAAAAGAACAAAAACGGAAAGAAGCAGAGCTGCGTCAGCAAACCGCACCAATTCGCAAGAAACTGACACAATTAGAGCAACAAATCGATAAATTACAGGCAACACTCAGCGATGCAGAGCAACAATTAGGCGATTCTTCTCTGTATGAGGCAGAGAATAAAGCTAAACTTACTCAGGTGCTGGCACTTCAGGCTCAAAGTAAATCTGACCTTGAAGAACTGGAGTCCCAATGGATGGAGCACCAAGAGCACCTAGAACAGATGGAACAGGAGTTCAACATTTTATGA
- a CDS encoding hydrolase: protein MMPFQPASGAAAPHIQTLLPRWVRRHPLFTPHKETLTTPDDDVLTLAWSEDPNHPSAQTKPLFILFHGLEGSFHSPYANGLMHAFAQQGWLSVMMHFRGCDGQPNRRARAYHSGETSDPRHFLMHIQQRFPSNYKMVTGVSLGGNMLANYLAEFADEPLVDSATIISAPFDLSDSSHRINRGFSRLYQTYLLRSLKQNAYRKFETLRQAIPLSQQSIRQLQTLQQFDDLITAPLHGFANAQDYYQRCSAISKLGQIRLPTLILHAQDDPFMTEAVIPTAPLPQVIDYQLMPHGGHVGFLSGTLAKPRFWLEEALPHYYRAQSPKP, encoded by the coding sequence ATCATGCCGTTTCAACCAGCGTCAGGCGCTGCAGCGCCACACATTCAGACCTTGTTGCCCAGATGGGTCCGGCGCCATCCTTTATTTACACCACACAAGGAGACTCTGACAACGCCAGATGATGATGTGTTGACGCTGGCCTGGAGTGAAGACCCAAATCACCCCAGTGCGCAAACAAAGCCTTTGTTTATTCTTTTTCATGGTCTGGAGGGAAGCTTTCACAGTCCTTATGCCAATGGACTGATGCATGCTTTTGCGCAACAAGGCTGGTTAAGCGTCATGATGCATTTCCGCGGATGTGATGGTCAACCAAACCGGCGAGCCCGTGCTTATCATTCTGGCGAAACCAGCGATCCACGCCATTTTCTGATGCATATTCAGCAACGTTTCCCGTCAAATTATAAGATGGTGACTGGTGTCTCACTCGGCGGCAATATGCTGGCGAATTATCTGGCTGAGTTTGCTGATGAGCCTCTTGTTGACAGTGCGACTATTATCTCCGCACCATTTGATTTAAGTGATAGTTCGCACCGGATTAATCGCGGCTTCTCACGCCTCTATCAGACATATCTGCTTCGTTCGCTCAAGCAAAATGCTTATCGTAAATTCGAGACACTGCGACAAGCGATTCCCCTCTCACAGCAGTCAATCAGGCAATTACAAACATTGCAGCAATTCGATGATTTGATCACCGCGCCCCTGCACGGATTTGCAAACGCACAGGACTACTATCAACGCTGTTCGGCGATCTCAAAACTGGGGCAAATTCGTCTGCCAACACTGATTTTACACGCACAAGACGATCCCTTTATGACCGAAGCCGTCATTCCGACAGCACCGCTGCCTCAGGTCATCGATTATCAGCTCATGCCCCATGGCGGACATGTCGGCTTTCTGAGTGGCACCCTTGCCAAACCACGCTTCTGGCTGGAAGAAGCGCTGCCCCACTACTATCGGGCACAGTCACCCAAGCCTTAA
- the slyD gene encoding peptidylprolyl isomerase gives MKIEKNVVVSLAYQLKLEDGVVADQSTADAPLDYLHGHHNLIVGLERELEGKVAGDKFTATIAPEDAYGQYNDDLVQRVPADVFHGVDQLEAGMRFLAETDQGQIPVEITEVDGDEVVVDGNHMLAGQTLTFDVEVVAVREATDEEIAHGHIHQGGGSCGHDHDHGEEGCCGGNGGCGCH, from the coding sequence ATGAAAATTGAAAAGAATGTTGTGGTGAGTTTAGCGTATCAACTCAAATTAGAAGACGGAGTTGTCGCTGATCAGTCAACTGCTGATGCCCCGCTTGACTACCTGCATGGTCATCACAACCTGATTGTCGGACTAGAGCGTGAACTTGAAGGTAAAGTTGCAGGCGATAAATTTACAGCGACGATTGCTCCTGAAGATGCATACGGTCAATACAATGATGACTTGGTTCAGCGTGTTCCGGCCGATGTTTTTCATGGTGTTGATCAACTTGAAGCGGGCATGCGTTTTCTGGCAGAGACCGATCAGGGTCAAATCCCGGTTGAAATTACAGAAGTTGACGGCGATGAAGTCGTGGTTGATGGCAACCATATGCTTGCAGGTCAGACACTGACGTTCGATGTTGAGGTTGTTGCCGTGCGTGAAGCGACCGATGAAGAAATTGCTCACGGTCACATTCATCAAGGTGGCGGTAGCTGCGGACACGACCACGACCACGGTGAAGAAGGTTGCTGTGGTGGAAATGGCGGGTGTGGCTGCCATTAA